A DNA window from Xiphias gladius isolate SHS-SW01 ecotype Sanya breed wild chromosome 3, ASM1685928v1, whole genome shotgun sequence contains the following coding sequences:
- the LOC120786765 gene encoding fas-binding factor 1 homolog isoform X3 produces the protein MAAKPKGKPSKSSFGDDDLLDNLFDDKKHSVRGRATRSGPLNRSSATDNIFSMLAEEVKKDGGDSEDSDVSAADPNDILKTVKDMDDLDADLFASKKKPSSAPAQTKPFGNEGPKKDSTALDKSVKLEGADEPSTGGKKPNSAPSMSTARTYRKFTFSDIDDPLADLLDDLLPDETKPESKTSVQQTKPEQSMQSPSASPILKSKTSKAAKTPGNLTFDDGKDDLMDALGFDSDKNYPPKKETLLWSNKERSEPPQRARTRLDEILESLTSPHLLERPPTGERKDQPLSQEKQQQEKTTSVKEPVLEDDLKFGSYQPTLGSMPEGRQSRRQSVRFSTEDVSALTPEKKPKPTTVTSTRHRNSADWLGLKTNDDNTFLEDETKDTETSTVSPKAPSSPFLERKPSLTGSHTTSAAKMAAETPAQTVNIAKQTKPEVSKIQKKQEEEDDWLAGALSRKKGLSASNSEAKKSKLEDSLGLGEEVDLDSFVSKQVTSQAPMGREDTITSVKETSNTLHGQPSPAAHSTPIREEGTKQVPQQDTSTAVQQQVTFSAGSLQQLLLQQQMMQSQLLGLGGVVDTGVLQRPKDKEHQPGDYQDLRARIIQLEGQVKTLQLERDQSEMLLESFQERHKQDMELMENTHKTRVKLLEESAAQREIRARQEYEDLIERLATVTRSAEQERSELQGQYQRKLAQAQQDRDREVERLRDLQRKSILEMKKDHEDQIQRLKRLKDEEIDAVTSATSQTRSLTVVIEQMEQFSSRLGELSSRVESTHEHTAHGLEQGARHRDEQLRIMQGRLAEQQKAMAEERAYLKEIISRMDTQLNEQQRQLEKERWRMTAEQAKAESTQRGLEEERRSLSMQINMEREELERAKSTLLEEQKSVMQHCAEERRKLAAEWHHFHAQEKQRHERAEREVSSLIEKREGSIISLAQEQADLKLRTAEVKQKEMAVAQERETLERLREELDREKERISSTALKLKTRAQEVEAFSKLAAEKYEEGERASQEAKRVEAEHEARLRNIHIQTERLRQQEQRNLRERMQLSHLQEETERMRQDPRITTLPQIIPPILPDSGSVLPNPELASPLNIPPPTSFANTQSMALQASLALWKYTAEKDREYLQEEQIFLENLKKKSYRSSFNTDCPLRAGHLQ, from the exons ATG GCTGCAAAGCCGAAGGGAAAACCATCCAAAA GTTCATTCGGAGATGACGATTTGCTTGACAACTTATTTGATGATAAAA AACATTCAGTAAGGGGGAGAGCAACTCGCAGTGGGCCCTTGAATCG CTCCTCTGCCACTGATAACATCTTCAGTATGCTAGCAGAGGAGGTAAAGAAGGATGGTGGGGACAGTGAG GATTCGGATGTCTCAGCAGCAGATCCCAATGACATACTGAAGACCGTGAAG GACATGGATGATTTGGATGCAGACCTTTTTGCATCAAAGAAAAAGCCTAGTTCAGCTCCTGCACAAACAAAGCCGTTTGGTAATGAAGGGCCAAAGAAAGACTCTACTGCGTTAGACAAAAGTGTAAAACTAGAGGGAGCAG ATGAACCCAGCACAGGAGGGAAGAAGCCAAACTCCGCGCCCTCTATGTCTACAGCGCGTACCTATAGGAAGTTCACCTTCTCTG ACATAGATGACCCCCTGGCTGACCTACTTGATGACTTGCTTCCAGATGAAACCAAGCCCGAATCTAAAACGAGCGTGCAGCAGACCAAACCCGAACAATCCATGCAGTCTCCTTCAGCATCTCCAATCTTAAAGAGTAAAACAT CTAAAGCAGCAAAGACACCAGGCAATCTCACATTCGATGATGGTAAGGATGACCTGATGGATGCCCTCGGATTTGACAGTGATAAAAACTATCCCCCAAAAAAAGAGACTCTGCTTTGGTCCAACAAGGAAAG GAGTGAGCCCCCTCAGAGAGCTCGTACTAGACTGGACGAGATTCTGGAGAGTTTGACTTCACCTCATCTTCTGGAGCGACCACCCACGGGTGAGAGAAAGGACCAGCCTCTGTCTcaagagaagcagcagcaggagaagacCACCAGTGTGAAAG AACCGGTTTTAGAAGATGATCTCAAATTTGGGTCCTATCAGCCCACTTTGGGATCCATGCCTGAAGGGCGCCAGTCCCGCAGACAGTctgtcag attttccACCGAGGATGTCAGTGCCCTTACCCcagaaaagaaaccaaaacccACCACCGTCACCTCCACTCGACACCGTAACTCCGCTGACTGGTTAGGCCTCAAGACAAATGACGATAATACGTTTCTAGAGGATGAGACCAAAGACACCGAGACTTCAACAGTGTCTCCAAAggctccctcctccccctttttGGAGAGAAAGCCCTCCCTGACTGGTAGTCATACCACATCTGCTGCAAAAATGGCAGCGGAGACCCCAGCCCAAACTGTTAATATTGCCAAACAAACCAAGCCAGAGGTttcaaaaatccagaaaaaacaagaggaggaggatgactgGTTAGCAGGAGCACTGAGCAGGAAGAAGGGTCTGTCAGCTTCAAACTCTGAGGCAAAAAAGTCCAAACTGGAAGATTCTTTAGGCCTGGGAGAAGAAGTGGATCTGGACTCGTTTGTTAG TAAACAAGTCACTTCACAGGCTCCCATGGGCAGAGAAGACACAATTACATCTGTCAAAGAAACTAG TAACACACTTCATGGACAGCCTAGCCCTGCTGCTCACTCCACCCCTATCAGAGAGGAGGGCACCAAGCAAG TTCCACAGCAAGACACATCAACTGCTGTCCAGCAACAG GTGACATTTTCAGCAGGCAGTCTGCAGCAGCTGCTACTACAACAGCAG ATGATGCAGTCCCAGTTGCTGGGTCTAGGGGGTGTTGTGGATACTGGGGTCCTGCAGAGACCCAAAGACAAAGAGCATCAACCTGGAGATTACCAAGATTTACGGGCTCGCATAATCCAGTTGGAGGGACAG GTGAAGACCTTGCAGCTGGAGCGAGACCAGAGTGAAATGTTACTAGAGAGTTTCCAGGAGCGGCATAAACAGGATATGGAGCTTATGGAGAATACACACAA GACTCGTGTGAAGCTGCTCGAGGAATCAGCAGCCCAGAGGGAGATACGAGCGCGGCAGGAGTATGAAGACCTAATAGAACGCCTGGCCACAGTAACACGTTCGGCTGAGCAGGAACGCTCAGAGCTGCAGGGTCAGTACCAGCGCAAACTGGCGCAGGCTCAGCAGGACAGAGATCGTGAGGTGGAGAGACTCAGAGACCTCCAGAG GAAATCTATTTTAGAGATGAAGAAAGACCATGAAGACCAGATCCAGAGACTAAAGAGGTTAAAGGATGAGGAGATTGATGCAGTTACAAGCGCAACATCTCAGACCAG ATCTCTAACGGTGGTGATTGAGCAGATGGAGCAGTTCTCCTCTCGGCTCGGAGAACTCTCTTCTCGGGTGGAGagcacacatgaacacacgGCCCATGGCCTGGAGCAAGGGGCACGGCACAGAGATGAGCAGCTTCGAA TAATGCAGGGCCGTCTGGCTGAGCAGCAGAAAGCCATGGCGGAGGAGAGAGCTTATCTCAAGGAAATCATTTCCAGGATGGACACTCAGCTCaatgagcagcagagacagCTTGAGAAG GAGCGCTGGAGGATGACAGCAGAGCAGGCCAAGGCAGAGTCTACCCAAAGAGGCCTGGAGGAAGAGCGGCGTTCCCTTAGCATGCAGATcaacatggagagagaggagttgGAAAGAGCCAAG AGCACATTACTGGAGGAGCAGAAGTCAGTGATGCAGCATTGCGccgaggagaggaggaagctgGCAGCTGAGTGGCACCACTTCCACGCCCAGGAGAAGCAGAGGCATGAGAGGGCTGAACGAGAGGTCAGCAGTCTCATCGAGAAGAGGGAGGGCTCCATCATCAGTCTGGCACAG GAACAAGCTGACCTAAAGCTTCGAACCGCAGAGGTAAAACAGAAGGAGATGGCCGTGGCACAGGAGCGAGAAACTTTGGAGAGACTAAGAGAAGAActagacagagaaaaagaaagaataagcAGCACAGCCCTGAAACTCAAAACACGAGCCCAGGAGGTGGAGGCCTTCAGCAAG CTTGCTGCAGAAAAGTACGAGGAAGGAGAACGAGCGTCACAGGAGGCAAAACGTGTGGAGGCGGAGCACGAGGCAAGGCTCAGAAATATCCACATCCAAACAGAGCGGCTGAGGCAGCAAGAACAACGAAACCTTCGG GAGCGCATGCAGTTAAGTCATctgcaggaggagacagagaggatgaggCAGGACCCTCGCATCACCACTTTACCACAAATTATTCCCCCCATTTTACCAG aCTCAGGTTCCGTGTTGCCAAACCCTGAGCTGGCATCGCCCCTAAACATTCCCCCTCCTACGTCATTTGCCAACACTCAGTCTATGGCGCTTCAGgccagtctggctctgtggaAGTACACTGCAGAAAAG GACCGTGAATACCTCCAAGAAGAGCAGATCTTTCTAGAAAATTTAAAGAAGAAATCCTACAGATCATCTTTCAACACAGACTGCCCACTGCGTGCTGGGCACTTACAATAG
- the LOC120786765 gene encoding fas-binding factor 1 homolog isoform X2, which translates to MAAKPKGKPSKSSFGDDDLLDNLFDDKKHSVRGRATRSGPLNRSSATDNIFSMLAEEVKKDGGDSEDSDVSAADPNDILKTVKDMDDLDADLFASKKKPSSAPAQTKPFGNEGPKKDSTALDKSVKLEGADEPSTGGKKPNSAPSMSTARTYRKFTFSDIDDPLADLLDDLLPDETKPESKTSVQQTKPEQSMQSPSASPILKSKTSKAAKTPGNLTFDDGKDDLMDALGFDSDKNYPPKKETLLWSNKERSEPPQRARTRLDEILESLTSPHLLERPPTGERKDQPLSQEKQQQEKTTSVKEPVLEDDLKFGSYQPTLGSMPEGRQSRRQSVRFSTEDVSALTPEKKPKPTTVTSTRHRNSADWLGLKTNDDNTFLEDETKDTETSTVSPKAPSSPFLERKPSLTGSHTTSAAKMAAETPAQTVNIAKQTKPEVSKIQKKQEEEDDWLAGALSRKKGLSASNSEAKKSKLEDSLGLGEEVDLDSFVSKQVTSQAPMGREDTITSVKETSNTLHGQPSPAAHSTPIREEGTKQAVPQQDTSTAVQQQVTFSAGSLQQLLLQQQMMQSQLLGLGGVVDTGVLQRPKDKEHQPGDYQDLRARIIQLEGQVKTLQLERDQSEMLLESFQERHKQDMELMENTHKTRVKLLEESAAQREIRARQEYEDLIERLATVTRSAEQERSELQGQYQRKLAQAQQDRDREVERLRDLQRKSILEMKKDHEDQIQRLKRLKDEEIDAVTSATSQTRSLTVVIEQMEQFSSRLGELSSRVESTHEHTAHGLEQGARHRDEQLRIMQGRLAEQQKAMAEERAYLKEIISRMDTQLNEQQRQLEKERWRMTAEQAKAESTQRGLEEERRSLSMQINMEREELERAKSTLLEEQKSVMQHCAEERRKLAAEWHHFHAQEKQRHERAEREVSSLIEKREGSIISLAQEQADLKLRTAEVKQKEMAVAQERETLERLREELDREKERISSTALKLKTRAQEVEAFSKLAAEKYEEGERASQEAKRVEAEHEARLRNIHIQTERLRQQEQRNLRERMQLSHLQEETERMRQDPRITTLPQIIPPILPDSGSVLPNPELASPLNIPPPTSFANTQSMALQASLALWKYTAEKDREYLQEEQIFLENLKKKSYRSSFNTDCPLRAGHLQ; encoded by the exons ATG GCTGCAAAGCCGAAGGGAAAACCATCCAAAA GTTCATTCGGAGATGACGATTTGCTTGACAACTTATTTGATGATAAAA AACATTCAGTAAGGGGGAGAGCAACTCGCAGTGGGCCCTTGAATCG CTCCTCTGCCACTGATAACATCTTCAGTATGCTAGCAGAGGAGGTAAAGAAGGATGGTGGGGACAGTGAG GATTCGGATGTCTCAGCAGCAGATCCCAATGACATACTGAAGACCGTGAAG GACATGGATGATTTGGATGCAGACCTTTTTGCATCAAAGAAAAAGCCTAGTTCAGCTCCTGCACAAACAAAGCCGTTTGGTAATGAAGGGCCAAAGAAAGACTCTACTGCGTTAGACAAAAGTGTAAAACTAGAGGGAGCAG ATGAACCCAGCACAGGAGGGAAGAAGCCAAACTCCGCGCCCTCTATGTCTACAGCGCGTACCTATAGGAAGTTCACCTTCTCTG ACATAGATGACCCCCTGGCTGACCTACTTGATGACTTGCTTCCAGATGAAACCAAGCCCGAATCTAAAACGAGCGTGCAGCAGACCAAACCCGAACAATCCATGCAGTCTCCTTCAGCATCTCCAATCTTAAAGAGTAAAACAT CTAAAGCAGCAAAGACACCAGGCAATCTCACATTCGATGATGGTAAGGATGACCTGATGGATGCCCTCGGATTTGACAGTGATAAAAACTATCCCCCAAAAAAAGAGACTCTGCTTTGGTCCAACAAGGAAAG GAGTGAGCCCCCTCAGAGAGCTCGTACTAGACTGGACGAGATTCTGGAGAGTTTGACTTCACCTCATCTTCTGGAGCGACCACCCACGGGTGAGAGAAAGGACCAGCCTCTGTCTcaagagaagcagcagcaggagaagacCACCAGTGTGAAAG AACCGGTTTTAGAAGATGATCTCAAATTTGGGTCCTATCAGCCCACTTTGGGATCCATGCCTGAAGGGCGCCAGTCCCGCAGACAGTctgtcag attttccACCGAGGATGTCAGTGCCCTTACCCcagaaaagaaaccaaaacccACCACCGTCACCTCCACTCGACACCGTAACTCCGCTGACTGGTTAGGCCTCAAGACAAATGACGATAATACGTTTCTAGAGGATGAGACCAAAGACACCGAGACTTCAACAGTGTCTCCAAAggctccctcctccccctttttGGAGAGAAAGCCCTCCCTGACTGGTAGTCATACCACATCTGCTGCAAAAATGGCAGCGGAGACCCCAGCCCAAACTGTTAATATTGCCAAACAAACCAAGCCAGAGGTttcaaaaatccagaaaaaacaagaggaggaggatgactgGTTAGCAGGAGCACTGAGCAGGAAGAAGGGTCTGTCAGCTTCAAACTCTGAGGCAAAAAAGTCCAAACTGGAAGATTCTTTAGGCCTGGGAGAAGAAGTGGATCTGGACTCGTTTGTTAG TAAACAAGTCACTTCACAGGCTCCCATGGGCAGAGAAGACACAATTACATCTGTCAAAGAAACTAG TAACACACTTCATGGACAGCCTAGCCCTGCTGCTCACTCCACCCCTATCAGAGAGGAGGGCACCAAGCAAG CAGTTCCACAGCAAGACACATCAACTGCTGTCCAGCAACAG GTGACATTTTCAGCAGGCAGTCTGCAGCAGCTGCTACTACAACAGCAG ATGATGCAGTCCCAGTTGCTGGGTCTAGGGGGTGTTGTGGATACTGGGGTCCTGCAGAGACCCAAAGACAAAGAGCATCAACCTGGAGATTACCAAGATTTACGGGCTCGCATAATCCAGTTGGAGGGACAG GTGAAGACCTTGCAGCTGGAGCGAGACCAGAGTGAAATGTTACTAGAGAGTTTCCAGGAGCGGCATAAACAGGATATGGAGCTTATGGAGAATACACACAA GACTCGTGTGAAGCTGCTCGAGGAATCAGCAGCCCAGAGGGAGATACGAGCGCGGCAGGAGTATGAAGACCTAATAGAACGCCTGGCCACAGTAACACGTTCGGCTGAGCAGGAACGCTCAGAGCTGCAGGGTCAGTACCAGCGCAAACTGGCGCAGGCTCAGCAGGACAGAGATCGTGAGGTGGAGAGACTCAGAGACCTCCAGAG GAAATCTATTTTAGAGATGAAGAAAGACCATGAAGACCAGATCCAGAGACTAAAGAGGTTAAAGGATGAGGAGATTGATGCAGTTACAAGCGCAACATCTCAGACCAG ATCTCTAACGGTGGTGATTGAGCAGATGGAGCAGTTCTCCTCTCGGCTCGGAGAACTCTCTTCTCGGGTGGAGagcacacatgaacacacgGCCCATGGCCTGGAGCAAGGGGCACGGCACAGAGATGAGCAGCTTCGAA TAATGCAGGGCCGTCTGGCTGAGCAGCAGAAAGCCATGGCGGAGGAGAGAGCTTATCTCAAGGAAATCATTTCCAGGATGGACACTCAGCTCaatgagcagcagagacagCTTGAGAAG GAGCGCTGGAGGATGACAGCAGAGCAGGCCAAGGCAGAGTCTACCCAAAGAGGCCTGGAGGAAGAGCGGCGTTCCCTTAGCATGCAGATcaacatggagagagaggagttgGAAAGAGCCAAG AGCACATTACTGGAGGAGCAGAAGTCAGTGATGCAGCATTGCGccgaggagaggaggaagctgGCAGCTGAGTGGCACCACTTCCACGCCCAGGAGAAGCAGAGGCATGAGAGGGCTGAACGAGAGGTCAGCAGTCTCATCGAGAAGAGGGAGGGCTCCATCATCAGTCTGGCACAG GAACAAGCTGACCTAAAGCTTCGAACCGCAGAGGTAAAACAGAAGGAGATGGCCGTGGCACAGGAGCGAGAAACTTTGGAGAGACTAAGAGAAGAActagacagagaaaaagaaagaataagcAGCACAGCCCTGAAACTCAAAACACGAGCCCAGGAGGTGGAGGCCTTCAGCAAG CTTGCTGCAGAAAAGTACGAGGAAGGAGAACGAGCGTCACAGGAGGCAAAACGTGTGGAGGCGGAGCACGAGGCAAGGCTCAGAAATATCCACATCCAAACAGAGCGGCTGAGGCAGCAAGAACAACGAAACCTTCGG GAGCGCATGCAGTTAAGTCATctgcaggaggagacagagaggatgaggCAGGACCCTCGCATCACCACTTTACCACAAATTATTCCCCCCATTTTACCAG aCTCAGGTTCCGTGTTGCCAAACCCTGAGCTGGCATCGCCCCTAAACATTCCCCCTCCTACGTCATTTGCCAACACTCAGTCTATGGCGCTTCAGgccagtctggctctgtggaAGTACACTGCAGAAAAG GACCGTGAATACCTCCAAGAAGAGCAGATCTTTCTAGAAAATTTAAAGAAGAAATCCTACAGATCATCTTTCAACACAGACTGCCCACTGCGTGCTGGGCACTTACAATAG
- the LOC120786765 gene encoding fas-binding factor 1 homolog isoform X1 codes for MAAKPKGKPSKSSFGDDDLLDNLFDDKKHSVRGRATRSGPLNRSSATDNIFSMLAEEVKKDGGDSEDSDVSAADPNDILKTVKDMDDLDADLFASKKKPSSAPAQTKPFGNEGPKKDSTALDKSVKLEGADEPSTGGKKPNSAPSMSTARTYRKFTFSDIDDPLADLLDDLLPDETKPESKTSVQQTKPEQSMQSPSASPILKSKTSKAAKTPGNLTFDDGKDDLMDALGFDSDKNYPPKKETLLWSNKERSEPPQRARTRLDEILESLTSPHLLERPPTGERKDQPLSQEKQQQEKTTSVKEPVLEDDLKFGSYQPTLGSMPEGRQSRRQSVRFSTEDVSALTPEKKPKPTTVTSTRHRNSADWLGLKTNDDNTFLEDETKDTETSTVSPKAPSSPFLERKPSLTGSHTTSAAKMAAETPAQTVNIAKQTKPEVSKIQKKQEEEDDWLAGALSRKKGLSASNSEAKKSKLEDSLGLGEEVDLDSFVSKQVTSQAPMGREDTITSVKETSNTLHGQPSPAAHSTPIREEGTKQDYPPHFTGPLPVSAPSISQPQPQSSKGPRELRGPNKASAETPLQLPLPSTMSTTLPGTMRFPQQDTSTAVQQQVTFSAGSLQQLLLQQQMMQSQLLGLGGVVDTGVLQRPKDKEHQPGDYQDLRARIIQLEGQVKTLQLERDQSEMLLESFQERHKQDMELMENTHKTRVKLLEESAAQREIRARQEYEDLIERLATVTRSAEQERSELQGQYQRKLAQAQQDRDREVERLRDLQRKSILEMKKDHEDQIQRLKRLKDEEIDAVTSATSQTRSLTVVIEQMEQFSSRLGELSSRVESTHEHTAHGLEQGARHRDEQLRIMQGRLAEQQKAMAEERAYLKEIISRMDTQLNEQQRQLEKERWRMTAEQAKAESTQRGLEEERRSLSMQINMEREELERAKSTLLEEQKSVMQHCAEERRKLAAEWHHFHAQEKQRHERAEREVSSLIEKREGSIISLAQEQADLKLRTAEVKQKEMAVAQERETLERLREELDREKERISSTALKLKTRAQEVEAFSKLAAEKYEEGERASQEAKRVEAEHEARLRNIHIQTERLRQQEQRNLRERMQLSHLQEETERMRQDPRITTLPQIIPPILPDSGSVLPNPELASPLNIPPPTSFANTQSMALQASLALWKYTAEKDREYLQEEQIFLENLKKKSYRSSFNTDCPLRAGHLQ; via the exons ATG GCTGCAAAGCCGAAGGGAAAACCATCCAAAA GTTCATTCGGAGATGACGATTTGCTTGACAACTTATTTGATGATAAAA AACATTCAGTAAGGGGGAGAGCAACTCGCAGTGGGCCCTTGAATCG CTCCTCTGCCACTGATAACATCTTCAGTATGCTAGCAGAGGAGGTAAAGAAGGATGGTGGGGACAGTGAG GATTCGGATGTCTCAGCAGCAGATCCCAATGACATACTGAAGACCGTGAAG GACATGGATGATTTGGATGCAGACCTTTTTGCATCAAAGAAAAAGCCTAGTTCAGCTCCTGCACAAACAAAGCCGTTTGGTAATGAAGGGCCAAAGAAAGACTCTACTGCGTTAGACAAAAGTGTAAAACTAGAGGGAGCAG ATGAACCCAGCACAGGAGGGAAGAAGCCAAACTCCGCGCCCTCTATGTCTACAGCGCGTACCTATAGGAAGTTCACCTTCTCTG ACATAGATGACCCCCTGGCTGACCTACTTGATGACTTGCTTCCAGATGAAACCAAGCCCGAATCTAAAACGAGCGTGCAGCAGACCAAACCCGAACAATCCATGCAGTCTCCTTCAGCATCTCCAATCTTAAAGAGTAAAACAT CTAAAGCAGCAAAGACACCAGGCAATCTCACATTCGATGATGGTAAGGATGACCTGATGGATGCCCTCGGATTTGACAGTGATAAAAACTATCCCCCAAAAAAAGAGACTCTGCTTTGGTCCAACAAGGAAAG GAGTGAGCCCCCTCAGAGAGCTCGTACTAGACTGGACGAGATTCTGGAGAGTTTGACTTCACCTCATCTTCTGGAGCGACCACCCACGGGTGAGAGAAAGGACCAGCCTCTGTCTcaagagaagcagcagcaggagaagacCACCAGTGTGAAAG AACCGGTTTTAGAAGATGATCTCAAATTTGGGTCCTATCAGCCCACTTTGGGATCCATGCCTGAAGGGCGCCAGTCCCGCAGACAGTctgtcag attttccACCGAGGATGTCAGTGCCCTTACCCcagaaaagaaaccaaaacccACCACCGTCACCTCCACTCGACACCGTAACTCCGCTGACTGGTTAGGCCTCAAGACAAATGACGATAATACGTTTCTAGAGGATGAGACCAAAGACACCGAGACTTCAACAGTGTCTCCAAAggctccctcctccccctttttGGAGAGAAAGCCCTCCCTGACTGGTAGTCATACCACATCTGCTGCAAAAATGGCAGCGGAGACCCCAGCCCAAACTGTTAATATTGCCAAACAAACCAAGCCAGAGGTttcaaaaatccagaaaaaacaagaggaggaggatgactgGTTAGCAGGAGCACTGAGCAGGAAGAAGGGTCTGTCAGCTTCAAACTCTGAGGCAAAAAAGTCCAAACTGGAAGATTCTTTAGGCCTGGGAGAAGAAGTGGATCTGGACTCGTTTGTTAG TAAACAAGTCACTTCACAGGCTCCCATGGGCAGAGAAGACACAATTACATCTGTCAAAGAAACTAG TAACACACTTCATGGACAGCCTAGCCCTGCTGCTCACTCCACCCCTATCAGAGAGGAGGGCACCAAGCAAG ATTATCCTCCCCATTTTACTGGTCCCTTGCCAGTCTCTGCTCCAAGCATTagccagccccagccccagtcCAGTAAGGGACCCAGGGAGCTAAGAGGGCCTAATAAAGCTTCGGCCGAAACCCCGCTACAGCTGCCATTGCCCAGCACTATGTCTACTACACTGCCTGGCACCATGAGGT TTCCACAGCAAGACACATCAACTGCTGTCCAGCAACAG GTGACATTTTCAGCAGGCAGTCTGCAGCAGCTGCTACTACAACAGCAG ATGATGCAGTCCCAGTTGCTGGGTCTAGGGGGTGTTGTGGATACTGGGGTCCTGCAGAGACCCAAAGACAAAGAGCATCAACCTGGAGATTACCAAGATTTACGGGCTCGCATAATCCAGTTGGAGGGACAG GTGAAGACCTTGCAGCTGGAGCGAGACCAGAGTGAAATGTTACTAGAGAGTTTCCAGGAGCGGCATAAACAGGATATGGAGCTTATGGAGAATACACACAA GACTCGTGTGAAGCTGCTCGAGGAATCAGCAGCCCAGAGGGAGATACGAGCGCGGCAGGAGTATGAAGACCTAATAGAACGCCTGGCCACAGTAACACGTTCGGCTGAGCAGGAACGCTCAGAGCTGCAGGGTCAGTACCAGCGCAAACTGGCGCAGGCTCAGCAGGACAGAGATCGTGAGGTGGAGAGACTCAGAGACCTCCAGAG GAAATCTATTTTAGAGATGAAGAAAGACCATGAAGACCAGATCCAGAGACTAAAGAGGTTAAAGGATGAGGAGATTGATGCAGTTACAAGCGCAACATCTCAGACCAG ATCTCTAACGGTGGTGATTGAGCAGATGGAGCAGTTCTCCTCTCGGCTCGGAGAACTCTCTTCTCGGGTGGAGagcacacatgaacacacgGCCCATGGCCTGGAGCAAGGGGCACGGCACAGAGATGAGCAGCTTCGAA TAATGCAGGGCCGTCTGGCTGAGCAGCAGAAAGCCATGGCGGAGGAGAGAGCTTATCTCAAGGAAATCATTTCCAGGATGGACACTCAGCTCaatgagcagcagagacagCTTGAGAAG GAGCGCTGGAGGATGACAGCAGAGCAGGCCAAGGCAGAGTCTACCCAAAGAGGCCTGGAGGAAGAGCGGCGTTCCCTTAGCATGCAGATcaacatggagagagaggagttgGAAAGAGCCAAG AGCACATTACTGGAGGAGCAGAAGTCAGTGATGCAGCATTGCGccgaggagaggaggaagctgGCAGCTGAGTGGCACCACTTCCACGCCCAGGAGAAGCAGAGGCATGAGAGGGCTGAACGAGAGGTCAGCAGTCTCATCGAGAAGAGGGAGGGCTCCATCATCAGTCTGGCACAG GAACAAGCTGACCTAAAGCTTCGAACCGCAGAGGTAAAACAGAAGGAGATGGCCGTGGCACAGGAGCGAGAAACTTTGGAGAGACTAAGAGAAGAActagacagagaaaaagaaagaataagcAGCACAGCCCTGAAACTCAAAACACGAGCCCAGGAGGTGGAGGCCTTCAGCAAG CTTGCTGCAGAAAAGTACGAGGAAGGAGAACGAGCGTCACAGGAGGCAAAACGTGTGGAGGCGGAGCACGAGGCAAGGCTCAGAAATATCCACATCCAAACAGAGCGGCTGAGGCAGCAAGAACAACGAAACCTTCGG GAGCGCATGCAGTTAAGTCATctgcaggaggagacagagaggatgaggCAGGACCCTCGCATCACCACTTTACCACAAATTATTCCCCCCATTTTACCAG aCTCAGGTTCCGTGTTGCCAAACCCTGAGCTGGCATCGCCCCTAAACATTCCCCCTCCTACGTCATTTGCCAACACTCAGTCTATGGCGCTTCAGgccagtctggctctgtggaAGTACACTGCAGAAAAG GACCGTGAATACCTCCAAGAAGAGCAGATCTTTCTAGAAAATTTAAAGAAGAAATCCTACAGATCATCTTTCAACACAGACTGCCCACTGCGTGCTGGGCACTTACAATAG